The following coding sequences lie in one Lolium perenne isolate Kyuss_39 chromosome 2, Kyuss_2.0, whole genome shotgun sequence genomic window:
- the LOC127330728 gene encoding pectinesterase inhibitor-like, giving the protein MRPSQALSYFVVVLLASSSYASVLEDTCKPFGADYDYCIKFFQSDKDSATVDKRGLAVISTRIARAAAVSTLKRIAVLKAADTDKKIQGPLADCDAKYTGAVNGLDEAAKDIAAGKLQDAVTYLGYALDVPESCDEAFGEVGVKSPLAAEGHEFARECYVARFVTTML; this is encoded by the coding sequence atGAGGCCTTCGCAAGCTCTCTCCTacttcgtcgtcgtcctcctcgcatCGTCCTCCTACGCGTCAGTTCTAGAGGACACGTGCAAGCCCTTTGGAGCTGACTACGACTACTGCATCAAGTTCTTCCAGTCCGACAAGGACAGCGCCACCGTGGACAAGCGCGGCCTCGCCGTCATCTCCACGAGGATCGCCCGAGCGGCGGCCGTGAGCACCCTCAAGCGTATTGCCGTCCTCAAGGCCGCGGACACGGACAAGAAGATCCAGGGACCCCTCGCCGACTGCGATGCGAAGTACACCGGCGCCGTCAACGGCCTGGACGAGGCGGCCAAGGACATCGCGGCGGGCAAGTTGCAGGACGCGGTGACATACCTCGGCTACGCGCTGGATGTGCCCGAGAGCTGCGATGAAGCGTTTGGTGAGGTAGGCGTCAAGTCGCCGCTGGCCGCCGAGGGCCACGAGTTCGCCAGGGAGTGCTACGTCGCTCGCTTTGTAACGACAATGCTGTAA